In Aedes albopictus strain Foshan chromosome 3, AalbF5, whole genome shotgun sequence, the following are encoded in one genomic region:
- the LOC134290345 gene encoding uncharacterized protein LOC134290345, whose amino-acid sequence MGRIATGFLWIFGRQYNDATFGCATFCRVVYSRADKGNAVVIMDKQEYEAKVLEMINSGPYEECKYKNGKPKDPLNSLIEEANSARQKVAHLMASLYCLPKIHKNPVAMRPISSNICTPTEKMAAWLVGEMRRYPVTHGKSVRNSIELAEKLKNLEIRRGEILVSFDVTALFPNVPVSDALRSLRRHLERCRVPPNHIEAYLTVAEVCMDQNYFMFRGKFYKQTFGLSMGSKLSPLLADVFMSDFEEELQKEKIFPRIWRRYVDDIFAVVKERYLTQILQLLNTRHSSIKFTIEKETNGTLPFLDLMITRKDDNTLKFGIYRKPTSTDRYITSDSNHFGTQQQAAFHSMAHRLFNIPMEKEEFITERKKIHEAARSMNVLFAMFTKPLPTITIIIHHRSIDSSRKPPPAQCDIILTIHPTAANVCVAAFASCQFTRSTYHHHHGTRRPVVFGRRVVTAFLHVYR is encoded by the exons ATGGGTCGCATCGCTACCGGGTTTTTGTGGATTTTCGGTAGGCAATACAACGATGCTACTTTTGG GTGCGCAACTTTCTGCCGTGTGGTCTACTCTCGGGCGGACAAGGGTAACGCTGTAGTTATTATGGACAAGCAAGAATATGAAGCCAAGGTCCTGGAGATGATAAACTCCGGTCCGTATGAGGAGTGCAAATACAAAAATGGCAAGCCGAAAGATCCTCTCAATTCGTTGATCGAGGAAGCGAACAGTGCCCGGCAGAAAGTTGCGCACCTGATGG CATCGTTGTATTGCCTACCGAAAATCCACAAAAACCCGGTAGCGATGCGACCCATTTCCTCAAATATTTGTACCCCGACGGAAAAAATGGCTGCTTGGCTAGTAGGAGAAATGAGAAGGTATCCGGTAACCCACGGTAAAAGTGTTAGGAATTCCATAGAACTTGCCGAGAAACTGAAGAACCTCGAGATACGACGGGGTGAAATTTTAGTGTCTTTCGATGTCACCGCCCTTTTTCCAAACGTACCTGTTTCGGATGCACTTCGTAGTTTGAGAAGGCACTTGGAACGTTGTCGAGTGCCGCCTAACCACATCGAAGCATACCTTACCGTAGCTGAAGTATGTATGGACCAAAACTACTTCATGTTCAGGGGTAAGTTTTACAAACAAACGTTTGGACTCAGCATGGGCAGTAAATTATCACCGCTTTTGGCCGATGTCTTCATGAGTGATTTCGAAGAAGAACTCCAAAAAGAAAAAATCTTCCCCCGTATTTGGAGGCGCTATGTTGACGACATTTTCGCAGTAGTTAAGGAGCGATACTTGACGCAGATACTTCAGCTGTTGAACACTCGACATAGTTCCATCAAATTCACAATAGAGAAAGAGACAAACGGCACACTTCCTTTCTTGGATCTGATGATAACCAGGAAAGACGACAACACCTTGAAATTCGGCATCTACCGGAAACCCACCTCCACAGACCGGTACATAACGTCCGACTCCAACCATTTCGGAACACAACAACAAGCCGCGTTCCATTCGATGGCCCATCGGCTGTTTAATATACCGATGGAAAAGGAAGAATTCATTACGGAAAGAAAGAAGATTCACGAAGCCGCG AGATCAATGAACGTGCTTTTTGCCATGTTCACCAAACCTCTTCCCACAATAACAATCATCATCCATCATAGATCAATCGACTCATCACGGAAACCTCCGCCCGCCCAATGTGACATCATCCTCACCATTCATCCAACAGCAGCCAACGTTTGCGTGGCCGCATTTGCTTCCTGCCAATTCACGCGATCTACCTACCATCATCATCATGGGACCCGACGACCCGTTGTTTTCGGCCGTCGCGTCGTGACTGCTTTTTTACACGTTTaccgttaa
- the LOC134290346 gene encoding uncharacterized protein LOC134290346 yields MGSKLSPLLADVFMSDFEEELQKEKIFPRIWRRYVDDIFAVVKERYLTQILQLLNTRHSSIKFTIEKETNGTLPFLDLMITRKDDNTLKFGIYRKPTSTDRYITSDSNHFGTQQQAAFHSMAHRLFNIPMEKEEFITERKKIHEAAVLNGYDKKIVDKILRKHERKRHRQNSTTLQPDRDQKKRISIPFYPKLTNSIQNVLQQHGLQAVYKSSQTLKNLLCALKDKVPAEEMSGIYEIPCKDCPAVYIGQTRRKLKTRLREHKTATDNGKVHESSVAVHSMELNHTIDWDQSKLKKCIRKVSQLNAWESMFITTAEQPLMNDDDAPIVSPLFRLTKQKMK; encoded by the coding sequence ATGGGCAGTAAATTATCACCGCTTTTGGCCGATGTCTTCATGAGTGATTTCGAAGAAGAACTCCAAAAAGAAAAAATCTTCCCCCGTATTTGGAGGCGCTATGTTGACGACATTTTCGCAGTAGTTAAGGAGCGATACTTGACGCAGATACTTCAGCTGTTGAACACTCGACATAGTTCCATCAAATTCACAATAGAAAAAGAGACAAACGGCACACTTCCTTTCTTGGATCTGATGATAACCAGGAAAGACGACAACACCTTGAAATTCGGCATCTACCGGAAACCCACCTCCACAGACCGGTACATAACGTCCGACTCCAACCATTTCGGAACACAACAACAAGCCGCGTTCCATTCGATGGCCCATCGGCTGTTTAATATACCGATGGAAAAGGAAGAATTCATTACGGAAAGAAAGAAGATTCACGAAGCCGCGGTATTGAATGGATATGACAAAAAAATTGTAGACAAGATACTCAGAAAACATGAACGGAAAAGACATCGCCAAAACTCCACCACACTACAACCTGACCGAGACCAGAAAAAACGAATCAGTATACCTTTCTACCCGAAATTAACAAATTCCATTCAAAACGTTCTCCAACAACATGGACTTCAAGCAGTCTACAAGAGTAGTCAAACATTGAAGAATCTTCTCTGCGCCTTGAAGGACAAAGTTCCAGCGGAGGAAATGTCGGGAATTTATGAAATTCCCTGCAAAGATTGTCCCGCAGTATATATTGGACAAACCCGCCGGAAACTCAAAACCCGCTTACGAGAGCATAAAACTGCCACAGACAACGGAAAAGTCCATGAATCGAGTGTTGCAGTGCATTCTATGGAACTCAACCATACCATAGACTGGGATCAATCGAAACTCAAGAAATGCATCCGAAAAGTTTCCCAATTGAATGCATGGGAATCTATGTTCATCACCACCGCCGAACAACCACTGATGAATGACGACGATGCTCCGATAGTTTCGCCCCTCTTCCGATTGACCAAACAAAAGATGAAATAG